GAAAGTTTCGGATCAATGCGTGGCGATCACCggtggcggtccgccacaAAAGAGCAGCGAGCAGAGTTGCCTTAATTTCCTCTCCAAGATTTACCGTATTTTGCAACCCTTTGCCTTATTTGAGGAGCTCGAAATTctccctataaataccccctaAAGCTTCATTATTAGAATCCtcgttttaaaatatattttctagaGATTAAAAgttagagtacttcattgtgcaaggagttgaagaaggattcaaGAGCATCAAAGCTACAAGAATtcaacctttgggttttatttgctttagttttatgtttcaattgttttcccttcgtGTCTTTCGATTATTACATCATGGGTAACTAAATTcaaggattctagggatgtgttagcaATGACTTTGgctatacaattccttttctatttaatatccgttttgtttttactttgtttcttccctaagtaaaCAATaatgcttcatgattgagtgacacaatcttggattatttaatataacttgcaacataatcgtgagaggaggttggcgagttagatccactaagtggacactacagttagcttcctttaaaacagcactgttaattgagagtgatgacttttcaagggtcgagcttttaggagttacttatttaggattgacaaccctaatgttgcatcgcatgagcctaaactaggtgactcgtcctatcaaagtaataaatgtgctagggtattgtagttgcaacttgtataaccataattgtgaacgcacatccctggaattcccttatctctatacttttatctatgtgatttatttgcatctagttattatttgctttcgattgttctttgttttcaaaattctcaaaatctttcggttttccaaatagtaattgagttttatAGAAGGTAGCCAATTTGTGATTGTTTTCCCCATGATAAAAACTGACAtttagctatactattccTACTCTTTATACTTGCAGATATTtatagtgctaataaaaagtgcatcagtaAGTCTTATGAAAAGTTGTCATCACAGACACTCAACAGAGTGTTCCTCACTCTACAAGGTTGTCTCCCTCAGATCCTAAAAGTGAAGGATGGgaacaattataaaatctcCCGTATGAACAAGGATAGGCTAGAAAGAATAGAGGGATTAACCAATGTCTTGGAGGTAGAAGAAAGGGTGGTGAGAGAGGTGTTGGACTGCTTAGCACTATACAATGATGGTGATTCCTATTACATAGGGGATCTCGTCACTTTATTTGGCTACTAGGACAGAGATCACTCGATCTGCATTTTgattttgcttttgctttttgGACTATGACATTGTAATGCATTGATAATGTAAATTACATTTTAGTAATGCATACTCTTTGTATACCATTGGGTTTGTAAGCAATGAAGCAGGAAGCAAAGAGCAGCAAGCTATCAACCAGTAACAAGCACAAAGCAAAAAAACAGGTTCTGCAAGAGAACACTCATCATATAGACAGTGAGCTAGAGGCACCAAAAAATCACCCATCAAACCCTAAACATATCTCATCATAAGCAATAAACAACCAAGCAACAAGTAGTCAAGCAAAAGGTAACCAAGCAACAGGTAAGCAAGCAGCATGAACCAACTCAGTAACACCATCAACCCACTAACACCATTAAGCCAATACACCACCAAACCAAAACACCACCAACGAATAACACCACAAAGCCAAAACACTATCAGGTTGTGCTTAAGTgtccaaacccgaaaaatgGAGGTGGCGTAAGCACAAATAATCATAATTGCAAGCATTTTTTTCGTCATAGGGATGGCCGAAGGCCAAATGCCGTAAAAACCCTATAATTCAAAATGCATACTCACATATTTAGAGGAGTAACAAAAAATATGGGAACTAGATGGCTAGAAACCGAAGGTGGCACTCCTCTTCCTCGGTGTACCCACCATTTCCTTCGGTTGGCGGTGTTTCAGGGACGACGGTGGAGATTGGGAACAGATCGACAACGCTCGTTGCCTAAATCGACTCCAAAGTGGAGTCGAATGACAAATCGACTTACGGAGAGAGATGATGTAGATGTGACATGCTAGGGTTCACAGAATAGTTTCAGGGACGATAGTGGACATAGAGTTCACGTCCTCCCACAAATACCTGGGAACTAGGGACAAATGAGTGGCGATTGGAGTCTCAATCGGCCTGTAACTTTGTTCGAATGACCAATCAGTCGACAAAGGCGAGGATGGTGATAGCAGCAGAGATGATGGCGGAGATGGTAGAGATAGTGGAGATGGTAGGTTTAGGGTACCCATTTAAGCAATTCAGAGAGAGGATTGAGGGAGACGGCGACAAATTTAGGGTATCGTAGAGAGTGAGGCGGCGAGTTCAATTAAGGTtcgcagagagagagaggggcgGAGTAAAGAGAGAGATCAAAAATTAGGAATGGACCAACATTGTTTTTTTGCctttaatatttatggtttttatttaattgatttattatttaattaaacttgttttttttaaatatggaaCATTTAAACTGAAACTTCTAAAGTGGAAttgacgaaaatgaaaaactgaGAGTACTAAATTGGGACGAAGAAAGTATAATTTTCAAACTGATGCCCTAagtatatttatacaaatcaagaattattatttatgttaaattgTTTACATAGACGTAAGAGAGCGACCCAATTATTTATGGTAGTGTATTGTTTGAGACGATACGCAGCCAAACTAACCCTCATATCAATGCACTGAACAAATATTATAGAATACCGTAGCATCAACTTCAATTAATTTCTCGcctataaaattcaatatttttttgctcagacaaactcaatttaattctGTTGACAAAATGGCCAAATATCACAAACGCCAATTAAACTTTTTAGGTAACACGTTATCTCTATTCTTAgtcaaaaaataacataaatatcatcaatatataaataataaataaaaatatttagatcAGCTATTTTAGGACCTCTTCTCCCCCAGATAATTCTTCCTCCATCTCTTACTCTCTTCGCcactatttttaattcattcatatattattaaactGCATATTGGTAAATATGGTTTATATAATTGGATGTTTGTTTGTTTCGATATACTGATATTCTCTAAATAATTATTGCACACAGTTCTCACTCTTCTGACTTTTCTTCAATTtactcctcttcttcctctacAAGAATCAATCAATTCTGTTTGCTTTAAATTCAGATTTGTGcgtttcttttaatttttcggAATGGAGATATCAAATTCTGAAGCTACGAATATTGATTCCGCGTCGCCAAGCAATGGAGGGGGCCAAATCCTACAGTTCCCCTCAATCCGGTTCCTGCGCTCCCCGGTTTCATCCCTAATTGAATACTCCGGTTTGCTCCGGGTCCGACCCGACTACCGCTACTCTCAAGCCCTACCTCTAATACCGGAGAGAAACGCTCAAATTCCGGAGTCCGTTGACGGCGGCGATGAAGCTAGTGGCAGTGGCAGTGGGAATTCTGGCAATAACAGTAACAGTGGGGAAGTTTCGATTCGGATTATCGGGGAGCAGGATAGAGCTGCGAGTAATGGGGAGAATGTGGCGGGATTGGGTGCGGAGGAGTCCACGGTTGGGGGTGATGATGTTAATCGGAGCGCGGCGGGTGATGATAATAGTAATAGGGAAGGATCGTCGTACCAGAGGTACGATATACAGCAGGCGGCCAGGTGGATTGAGCAGATTCTTCCGTTTTCCTTGCTATTGTTGGTTGTTTTCATCCGCCAGCACTTGCAAGGTAGTATATCGTAATACTTTCTTCATTGATATAATATGATTTAACATTTTGTGATGCTTAGTGATGAAGATTTTTATGTTgagaatatattgatattttaccCTGAAGATGTAATTCTGAAGGCTAAAATGTTGGTTGAATTGTTAGTAGTTGTTAAGGTACACAAACAGCTGGATGGATACACTGCTTAGCTTAGTTCTTGATATCTTAGAAAGATCTTGTTGGTGGGCTACCATACCATGAGCATGAGTTGTTTGTGTGGCTGATACCTTTGTTCTAGGAATAGGTTCTATAGTGTTGTTTAACATTGATgctgtttattcattttacGACTATCAGGAAAGTGTCTTCTTTCTTCAGTAGCAGGGGCTTGAGAGGTTAGCTTAGCCACAAACTAGAAACTGAATCTCCACTTGAGAATTGTCCATCACATCACATTGTGATGACACAGTTGCAGAGCAAGGACTTGCAACCATCTTATAAGTTTCTAACTCATGCCATGTCCTGCTCCATTGGataagaaaatcaaaagtcTCGTCCCTCGtgaaacaatatatttcaagCACATGACTGCAAAAACCCATATCAGCCCGTGTTCTTTCTAATCAATCCATTGTTCTAACTTTCTGTTATAGTTGATACTCACAACAATGCAAGAATTATAGTACAAAGTTATAATCTACAATCTACTCtgtttcaaataaaacaaacttgATATCCATATAGCATCTGTATCaggttttgaatttttagtgcTGTCTTGTTCTTGTTGTCATCCGAATTTCCTGTTGGGTCCAACAGTTGAATTTTCAGTGAATGGTTTCAGGATTTGCTGTTACCATTTATTCCACTGCCATCTTATTGAAGTCCAATGACATTCTTCGGAAGCAAACTGCTCTAAAGGTGGGATTCATGTTCCATAAGCTGAACTATAGCAGTAATATGAAATGATTCTGATAAAGACTcccattttcttaaaaatgcAATGGAAACTAAACAAAGACCTTAAATTTGCATTTGCAGGGAGAAAGAAGGATGAGCGTCCTAGTTGGTTATTTGTTCTTCTTCATGCTTCATATCTTTGGAATATACTGGTGGCATCGTAAG
The nucleotide sequence above comes from Salvia hispanica cultivar TCC Black 2014 chromosome 5, UniMelb_Shisp_WGS_1.0, whole genome shotgun sequence. Encoded proteins:
- the LOC125187277 gene encoding RING finger and transmembrane domain-containing protein 2-like encodes the protein MEISNSEATNIDSASPSNGGGQILQFPSIRFLRSPVSSLIEYSGLLRVRPDYRYSQALPLIPERNAQIPESVDGGDEASGSGSGNSGNNSNSGEVSIRIIGEQDRAASNGENVAGLGAEESTVGGDDVNRSAAGDDNSNREGSSYQRYDIQQAARWIEQILPFSLLLLVVFIRQHLQGFAVTIYSTAILLKSNDILRKQTALKGERRMSVLVGYLFFFMLHIFGIYWWHRKDDLFYPLLMIPPKAIPPFWHAIFVILVNDIMARQAAMAVKLVLLMYYKNGRGHNFRRQGQMLTLIEYALLLYRALLPTPVWYRFFLNKTYGSLFSSLTTGLYLTFKLTSIVEKVQSFFASLKALSRKEIHYGSVATSEQVNAAGDLCAICQEKMHAPILLRCKHIFCEDCVSEWFERERTCPLCRALVRPADLQSYGDGSTNLFFQLF